A genomic stretch from Deltaproteobacteria bacterium includes:
- the rplM gene encoding 50S ribosomal protein L13 — protein MKTFMAKKEDTERGWYVIDAEGATLGRLAAKIAVLLTGKNKPTYTPHVDTGSFVIIVNAEKVRLTGRKLDQKNYYHYSGYQGGLKQITAGKLLEKHPDRLIRFAVRGMLPKNRLGRAMLKKLKIYAGPEHKHTAQKPESYSVTS, from the coding sequence ATGAAAACCTTTATGGCAAAAAAAGAAGACACGGAACGCGGCTGGTATGTCATTGATGCCGAAGGCGCTACGCTGGGACGCCTTGCAGCAAAGATCGCCGTCCTGCTGACCGGGAAAAACAAACCGACCTATACGCCGCATGTCGATACGGGGTCTTTCGTGATCATCGTCAATGCGGAAAAGGTCCGGCTGACGGGACGAAAATTAGATCAAAAAAACTACTATCATTACAGCGGCTATCAGGGAGGTCTGAAACAGATCACGGCAGGGAAGCTTCTGGAAAAACATCCCGACCGTCTGATTCGTTTTGCCGTACGGGGGATGCTGCCGAAGAACCGCCTGGGTCGGGCCATGCTGAAAAAACTGAAAATCTATGCCGGACCGGAACACAAACACACCGCGCAGAAACCGGAATCATATTCGGTGACATCATAA
- the rpsI gene encoding 30S ribosomal protein S9: MNQERIYATGKRKNAAARVYLSEGTGRMIINRKEMKEYLGGRETLHMMVQQPFELTETVGKFDVLVNVTGGGISGQAGAIRHGISRALSLQDGSNRAVLKKAGLISRDPRKKERKKPGQPKARKKFQFSKR; the protein is encoded by the coding sequence ATGAATCAGGAGCGTATCTACGCCACGGGAAAAAGAAAGAATGCCGCCGCGAGGGTCTATCTTTCGGAAGGTACGGGGCGGATGATCATCAATCGTAAAGAAATGAAGGAATACCTCGGAGGGCGTGAGACGCTCCACATGATGGTCCAGCAGCCCTTTGAATTGACCGAGACCGTCGGTAAATTTGATGTACTGGTCAATGTAACCGGCGGGGGAATTTCCGGACAGGCCGGCGCCATCCGTCACGGGATTTCCCGGGCACTTTCTCTTCAGGACGGTTCCAACCGGGCCGTGCTGAAAAAAGCCGGACTGATCTCCCGGGATCCGCGGAAGAAAGAACGGAAAAAACCGGGACAGCCGAAAGCAAGGAAAAAGTTCCAGTTCTCGAAACGTTAA